The stretch of DNA CGCAGCAACACTCGCCGTGCCAGAGATGGTCGCGGGCACTGCTGCTCGAGTTGCCGGAGGCACCGGAGTTGCCGGAGTTGCCGGAGCAACCGGAGTTGCCGATCAGGCTTCGCATGCCGCGCCGGCGCGCCGCTCGATCGTGGTGTTTCTGGCCCGTCAACGTTGCACCCGCGCCCTGAGCGCCGTAACGACGTGGGGCCATGGCCGGCTTGATGGCCGACTTCGTGGGCGCCGGCGCATCATCTTCGTGGCCGGCTTGACAGTGGCCCTTACCGCCGCGGCCCTTTTCAGCTTGTCGCGTCCCGTCGACGGGTCAGGCGCCCGAACCAACCCACGCCAGCCGGAGAAGACGACCACATCGATCATCCCCGCCCCGGATCCGGCCGCGCTCACCGCCATCACCGGCGACGATCCGTTGGCCGCGACGGTGGCGCTCCTTCGTCGGCGGGCGGAGTGCGTGGCTGCGGCATCCGTACTGTGCCTCGATCAGGTCGACCAGGCCGGATCCAGCCTGCTGGCAACAGATAGCTACACCGTTCGCATGAAACAACTGAACGAGGCGAACCCGAACGTGCCATCCGCGGGCGTGCCGCTGCTACAGCCCAATGCCGAAGCGCTGAGCCTGGTTGAGCGCACCGGCAACGCCGTGCTGATCGCGGTGGCCGCCGCAGATGCGGTGCCCACCAACAACAAACCGGCCTCGCTCCTGATCATCAGGGGCGAGGCCGGTTGGCGACTACGCGAGATTTTCGACTATTGAGGGTCGAGAACCGTTCTACAGGCCGAGGTTGCCCTCAAAAGCACCAGCCTCAAGGCGACGCTTCATGGTGCTGAGGAAACCTGCGGCGTCTGCTCCATCGACGATGCGGTGATCGTAGGACAGTGCCAAGTAGACGCACGAGCGGATGGCGATCGAGTCGAGGCCGTCAGTGGTGATCACGACAGGCTTCTTGTAGACGATTCCGGTCCCCAGGATCGCGCTCTGCGGCAGGAACACAACGGGCGTGTCGAACAGGGCACCGCGCGAACCCGTGTTGGTCAACGTGAATGTCCCACCCGAGAGCTCGTCCGGCTTCAGCTTGTTTTCGCGGGTCCGCTCGGCCAGGTCGGCGATCTGAGCCGCGAAGCCGGTGATGTCCAGTCCGGCAGCGTCACGCACGACAGGCGTCAGCAGTCCACGTTCGGTCTCGACCGCGATGCTGATGTTCTCCTGCGCCGGGTACACGATCGATTCGCCGTCGATCGTGGCGTTGATGATCGGGTGGGCCTGGAGAGCCTCAGCAGCCGCCAATGCGAAGAATGGCAGGAAGGAGAGCTTGTTGCCGGTCTTGGCAACGAATTCGCCCTTGACCTTGTCGCGAAGTATCGCGACGCGGGTGACATCGACCTCGACGACGGTCGTCAACTGCGCCGACGTGTTCATCGAGATGACGGCACGTTCAGCGACGACCTTGCGCAGACGCGACATTGGAACCGTGGTTCCGCGCAGCGCCGAGACGGTAACTGCCGGAGCCGCAACGGTCGAGGACGACGAGGCCGAAACGATGTCTTCCTTGCGGATGCGTCCGCCGACACCCGTTCCGACAACCGTCGACAGGTCGACACCTGCTTCGTTGGCGAGCTTACGAACGATCGGGGTGACGTACCCCGAGGTTCCCGCGTGGGATCCGCGGCTGGTCGGTGCTGCAGCCGGTGCGGGAGCCGCCACCGGTGCGGCAACCGGAGCCGCGACCGGTGCGGGAGCCGCGACCGGTGCGGGAGCGGCAGCCGGGGCTGGAGCAGCAACGGGAGCCGCGACGGGCGCGGGGGCGGCAACCGGAGCAGCAATTGGTGCTGCAGCGGGAGCCTCAGCAACGGGAGCTGCAACAGGTGCCTCAGCAACGGGAGCTGCAGCGGGCGCCTCCGCAACCGGTGCCGGCGCCGCAGCAGAGCCGTCACCGATAGTGACCAGCACAGTGCCGACCTCAACGGTTTCGTCTTCCTGAACCAGAATTGCCTCAATCACACCGGCGACGGGGGAGGGGATCTCCGTGTCCACCTTGTCGGTCGACACTTCGAGCAGTGGCTCGTCGACCTCCACGCGGTCGCCTACGTTCTTGAGCCAGCGGGTAACCGTACCCTCTGTGACACTCTCGCCGAGTGCCGGGAGGCTGACGGATTCGCTCATGCGCTTGTCTCCTTTGAAACCAGTTGTCTGTCTTGAGATGGGGAAAAATACAACCGAACGTGTCGGTCTACAGTGCGTGAAGCGGCTTTCCGGCGAGAGCGAGGAATGCTTCGCCGAGCGCTTCGTTCTGGGTGGGGTGGGCGTGAATCAGGGGCGCGATGTCTTCTGGGTACGCTTCCCAGTTCACAATGAGCTGGCCCTCTCCGATCAGTTCACCCACGCGGGCGCCGATCATGTGAACACCGACCACGGGGCCGTCGTTGACGCGCACGACCTTGATCGAACCGGTCGTACCGATGATGGCGCTCTTCCCGTTGCCACCGAGGCTGTACTCGTAGCTCGAGACCTGGTCGGCACCAAATTTCTCGGCTGCCTTCGCCTCGGAGTAACCCACAGAGGCAACCTCAGGATCGCAGTAGGTGACCTTGGGGATATTGAGGTCTTCGACGATGATCGGGTTCAGTCCGGCGAGTTCCTCGGCAACGAAGATCCCCTGCTGGAAGCCGCGGTGTGCCAGCTGCAGGCCGGGAACGATGTCGCCGACCGCGTAGACGCCAGGGATATTCGTGGCGAGGCGCTCATCGGTGATCACGAAGCCACGATCCATGGTGATGCCAACTTCTTCGAAGCCGAGACCAGCAGTCGAGGGTCCACGGCCGACAGCGACAAGCAGAATTTCGGCTTCGATCGTCTTGCCGTCTTCGAGGGTGACGACGACGCCGCTCTCGTTCTGGGTGACGTTCGCGAAACGCACGCCGAGTGAGTATTCGATGCCACGCTTGCGGAAGGCGCGCTCAAGCTGCTTCGAGATCGATTCTTCCTCGTTCGGCACCAGGTGAGGGAGGGCCTCGATGATGGTCACGTCAGCGCCGAATGACTTCCAGACGCTGGCGAACTCGACGCCGATCACGCCGCCGCCCAGCACGGCGACCTTCTTCGGAACGAAGTTCAGTTCAAGTGCCTGCTCGCTGGTGAGCACACGACCGCCGAGCTCAAGCCCGGGCAGGGAGCGCGAGTACGAACCGGTGGCAAGAATGACGTTCTTGCCGACAATGGTGTCGGTACCGACCTGAACGGTCGTGGGGGAGATCAGGCGACCTTCACCCTCGATGACCGTGATGCCGCGCGCCTTGATCAGGCCCTGCAGACCCTTGAATTTGCTGGCGACAATTCCTTCGCGGTAGGACGTGACCGCTGCCATGTCGATGCCGCCGAATGTCGTGGTCACACCGTACTTCGACGATTCACGGCTCACGTCGGCCACCTCGGCCGAGTGCAACAGTGCCTTGGTCGGAATACACCCTCGGTGCAAGCAGGTGCCACCGAGTTTGTCCTTCTCAATCAGTCCAACAGTGAAACCGAGCTGGACCGCACGCAATGCTGCTGCGTATCCACCGCTTCCACCACCGAGAACGACAATGTCAAAATTCTGCTCCGACACCCAGCTACTCCCTCGCGAATTACGAATTCAGCTACGACCGGCCGGCAGATTCATGATCTGGGGGCCGGAGTCCTGCGGCAAGCAACTCTTGCCTCTATGACTGTACTACGGGCGTGAAAAGTCCTCGGCCAGTCTGATCAGTGTGCGCAACGAAACACCGGTCGGTCCGGGGTTCGTAAAGCCCCAACCGCGGCCTTCGTTTTGGGCGCTTCCGGCAATATCGAGGTGGGCCCACGGAATTGCCGTGGCCTCGACTCCATCGCCATTCGTCCCGATGAACTCGCGCAGGAAAACCGCGGCCAACAGCATGCCTCCCGCCTTGTTCCCAATCTTCGCGTTGGCGATATCTGCGATATCCGAGTTCAAGAGGGCACGAAGTTCACCGGGCAAAGGCATCGGCCAGGCCAGCTCGCCGACGGCCTCGCTCGCGGCCAGAACGCTCTGAACCAGGGTCGTGTCGCCCATCGCCGCGAAGTAGCGTGTGCCCAGCGCCACGGTGGCCGCACCGGTGAGGGTGGCGACGTCAATGACGGCATCCGGGTTCTCCTCGCTCGCAGCCACGAGGCCGTCGGCCAGCACCAGGCGTCCTTCCGCATCGGTGTTCAGAACCTCAACGGTGCGACCATCGCGCATCCGCAGCACGTCGTCCGGCCGCGTGGCCGAACCCGACGGCAGGTTCTCGGCAATGCATAGCCAGGCCGTGATTCGCACGGGGAGAGTGAGTTTCGCGGCGGCCAGAACCACTGCCAGTACTGTCGCTGCGCCCGTCATGTCGTATTTCATACCGACCATTGACCCGGCGGGCTTCAAGGAGAGCCCGCCGCTGTCAAAGGTGATGCCCTTTCCCACCAGGGCGAGGTGTTTCGTCGCTTCGTCAGGGGAGTAGCTCACCTTGACGAGACGTGGAGGGCGAGTTGAGCCCTGTCCAACGCCCAGGATGCCACCGAATCCGTCTGCGGCAAGCCGCTTTTCGTCCCAGACCGTGACGTTCAGAGGTAGTCCCGCCGCTGCGTCAACGGTACGTTGAGCAAACGATTGTGGAAACAGATCGACGGGCGGCGTGTTCACGAGGTCTTTGACGAGCGCCATGGCCTCGGCGATGACGATCGCCCGAGCCACAGCGGTCGCATCGCCCTGCTGCGTGTGAACGTCGATTCGGGTCGCCGTCGATCGCCTGGTGGCGAGCGTGTCGTGACGGTACGCCGTAAATGAGTAGGAACCCAATGCTGCGCCTTCGAGCACGGCATCACTCTGTTCGTCAGTTTCGAGGGGCACAGCGAAGGCCAGGGTAGCGATGCCGGTCAACTGGCGCACCGCGGAACCGGCCATCAGGCGCAGCGCATCGGGGGAGAGAGCGGCGGCTACCGGGCCGAGGCCCACAATCGCGATGCTTTTCGCAGCCCCCAGGAGACCGGGAAGGCGCACGACCTCATCGCGAGCACCGGTAACACCGATGGCCTCGAAATACTCGGCGACCGCACTGAACGCCGCATCGGCGATGAGAACGGGCCCGTCCG from Leifsonia psychrotolerans encodes:
- a CDS encoding 2-oxo acid dehydrogenase subunit E2, with translation MSESVSLPALGESVTEGTVTRWLKNVGDRVEVDEPLLEVSTDKVDTEIPSPVAGVIEAILVQEDETVEVGTVLVTIGDGSAAAPAPVAEAPAAAPVAEAPVAAPVAEAPAAAPIAAPVAAPAPVAAPVAAPAPAAAPAPVAAPAPVAAPVAAPVAAPAPAAAPTSRGSHAGTSGYVTPIVRKLANEAGVDLSTVVGTGVGGRIRKEDIVSASSSSTVAAPAVTVSALRGTTVPMSRLRKVVAERAVISMNTSAQLTTVVEVDVTRVAILRDKVKGEFVAKTGNKLSFLPFFALAAAEALQAHPIINATIDGESIVYPAQENISIAVETERGLLTPVVRDAAGLDITGFAAQIADLAERTRENKLKPDELSGGTFTLTNTGSRGALFDTPVVFLPQSAILGTGIVYKKPVVITTDGLDSIAIRSCVYLALSYDHRIVDGADAAGFLSTMKRRLEAGAFEGNLGL
- the lpdA gene encoding dihydrolipoyl dehydrogenase, with product MSEQNFDIVVLGGGSGGYAAALRAVQLGFTVGLIEKDKLGGTCLHRGCIPTKALLHSAEVADVSRESSKYGVTTTFGGIDMAAVTSYREGIVASKFKGLQGLIKARGITVIEGEGRLISPTTVQVGTDTIVGKNVILATGSYSRSLPGLELGGRVLTSEQALELNFVPKKVAVLGGGVIGVEFASVWKSFGADVTIIEALPHLVPNEEESISKQLERAFRKRGIEYSLGVRFANVTQNESGVVVTLEDGKTIEAEILLVAVGRGPSTAGLGFEEVGITMDRGFVITDERLATNIPGVYAVGDIVPGLQLAHRGFQQGIFVAEELAGLNPIIVEDLNIPKVTYCDPEVASVGYSEAKAAEKFGADQVSSYEYSLGGNGKSAIIGTTGSIKVVRVNDGPVVGVHMIGARVGELIGEGQLIVNWEAYPEDIAPLIHAHPTQNEALGEAFLALAGKPLHAL
- a CDS encoding leucyl aminopeptidase, giving the protein MAIPALSLTTLPSHESTADVLVVGSAQTPDGPVLIADAAFSAVAEYFEAIGVTGARDEVVRLPGLLGAAKSIAIVGLGPVAAALSPDALRLMAGSAVRQLTGIATLAFAVPLETDEQSDAVLEGAALGSYSFTAYRHDTLATRRSTATRIDVHTQQGDATAVARAIVIAEAMALVKDLVNTPPVDLFPQSFAQRTVDAAAGLPLNVTVWDEKRLAADGFGGILGVGQGSTRPPRLVKVSYSPDEATKHLALVGKGITFDSGGLSLKPAGSMVGMKYDMTGAATVLAVVLAAAKLTLPVRITAWLCIAENLPSGSATRPDDVLRMRDGRTVEVLNTDAEGRLVLADGLVAASEENPDAVIDVATLTGAATVALGTRYFAAMGDTTLVQSVLAASEAVGELAWPMPLPGELRALLNSDIADIANAKIGNKAGGMLLAAVFLREFIGTNGDGVEATAIPWAHLDIAGSAQNEGRGWGFTNPGPTGVSLRTLIRLAEDFSRP